A region from the Treponema pallidum subsp. pallidum str. Nichols genome encodes:
- the tsaE gene encoding tRNA (adenosine(37)-N6)-threonylcarbamoyltransferase complex ATPase subunit type 1 TsaE, producing MRCVSRSAQDTARWGTVVGRLLEEGSVVVLQGALAAGKTCFVKGLALGLGIQEEITSPTFTLLAVYHGRLTLYHMDVYRLASLEDFFDIGAQECVYGTGVCVIEWGERVASELPEYTVTISLRVLADGNREITVA from the coding sequence GTGAGGTGCGTCAGTCGCTCAGCGCAGGATACTGCGCGGTGGGGCACGGTAGTCGGAAGGCTGCTTGAGGAAGGTTCCGTAGTAGTCTTGCAGGGGGCGTTAGCGGCAGGGAAAACCTGTTTTGTAAAGGGGCTCGCTCTGGGACTCGGTATCCAAGAGGAGATTACGAGTCCTACCTTCACACTGCTGGCAGTCTACCACGGCAGGCTGACGCTCTATCATATGGACGTGTACCGGCTCGCTTCCCTGGAAGACTTCTTTGATATCGGTGCGCAGGAGTGCGTATACGGCACGGGAGTCTGTGTCATTGAATGGGGAGAACGGGTCGCGTCAGAACTGCCGGAGTACACTGTTACCATCTCGTTGCGTGTGCTCGCAGATGGTAACCGAGAGATTACCGTAGCGTAG
- the tsaB gene encoding tRNA (adenosine(37)-N6)-threonylcarbamoyltransferase complex dimerization subunit type 1 TsaB, with product MNILAINTVAHALNVAAEGAQGTAVVSIEGAHCCIQQQLVRALDVVVKRAGFPVQETQIVACPRGPGSFTGLRTGFAVAKALQLGVGARFIAVPTLRLAAHPFRAFTGRVLSILDAKRGRFFWNCFKSGEPLFEDSHNHAQEIVKKVDTRVPCLVCGTGTALFKSVMESQDNTVPFMYVETDAHEGAKTLLALVKVLNHSAATPGERGAPQYTTRTYAKGS from the coding sequence ATGAATATACTTGCCATCAACACCGTTGCGCATGCCCTCAACGTTGCAGCTGAAGGAGCACAAGGCACCGCTGTTGTGAGCATCGAAGGTGCGCATTGTTGCATACAGCAACAGCTCGTGCGTGCGCTTGACGTTGTCGTAAAACGCGCAGGATTTCCTGTACAGGAAACACAAATCGTTGCCTGTCCTCGGGGGCCTGGTTCATTTACCGGCTTGCGTACCGGTTTTGCAGTTGCAAAAGCCCTACAGCTGGGTGTCGGAGCCCGTTTTATTGCCGTGCCTACGCTGCGCCTTGCGGCACATCCGTTCCGCGCGTTCACAGGACGGGTGTTGTCCATACTAGATGCAAAACGTGGTCGTTTTTTTTGGAACTGCTTTAAGTCAGGAGAGCCGCTCTTTGAAGACTCTCACAACCACGCACAAGAAATCGTAAAAAAAGTGGACACACGGGTTCCATGCCTGGTGTGCGGCACGGGAACAGCACTTTTTAAAAGTGTAATGGAAAGCCAGGACAACACGGTTCCTTTCATGTACGTAGAAACTGACGCTCATGAAGGAGCAAAGACACTCCTTGCTTTGGTAAAAGTGCTCAATCACAGCGCCGCCACTCCGGGGGAGCGCGGAGCGCCGCAGTACACAACACGAACTTACGCAAAAGGAAGCTAA
- a CDS encoding HD-GYP domain-containing protein produces MGNSDICSDINDIEELQSEEGDAPIRENANPIREDYNFIREQNPILGSGLDLIGSAKLPMLFLDSNLLIEYISAEANSLFRGYYHLERKPFFNVFGNILSRKELEDFFSCVRSHSKGFTWRGTMAHKIRAKRALYTRTSFIPLSISDAQPSGYIVLFEDISDMYSQQISNMLSSLLQASKLKDNETGLHCERVNHYCRLIAEYLYDINLYPQVDTDFVENIAFLAAMHDVGKIGIPDYVLKKRGGLNELEWELMKEHTINGALILSSYPDPMAKEIALSHHERWDGTGYPFKLEGEMIPLSARITSIADVYDALRMERSYKKGFSHEQTTHMILEQSGQSFDPILARVFQKIHTKFNDVWDTLQD; encoded by the coding sequence ATGGGCAATTCAGATATCTGTTCTGACATTAATGATATCGAAGAACTTCAATCTGAAGAAGGTGATGCACCTATACGAGAAAATGCCAATCCAATCAGAGAGGATTACAATTTTATACGTGAACAAAACCCCATTCTCGGCTCAGGACTTGATCTTATCGGAAGTGCAAAACTGCCCATGCTCTTTTTAGACAGCAATCTGCTGATTGAATATATCAGCGCCGAAGCGAATTCTCTTTTTAGAGGTTATTACCATCTGGAGAGAAAGCCGTTCTTTAATGTGTTTGGGAATATCCTCAGCCGTAAGGAACTTGAAGACTTTTTCTCTTGTGTCCGATCTCACTCTAAAGGATTTACCTGGAGAGGCACGATGGCCCATAAAATTCGTGCAAAAAGAGCGCTATACACGCGCACAAGTTTTATCCCGCTTTCCATCAGCGACGCCCAACCTTCTGGATATATCGTTCTTTTCGAAGACATTTCAGATATGTACTCGCAGCAGATCAGTAATATGCTGAGTAGTTTGCTACAAGCGTCAAAGCTTAAAGACAATGAAACAGGGTTGCACTGCGAGCGCGTTAATCACTATTGCAGACTCATTGCAGAATACCTGTATGACATCAACTTATACCCCCAAGTCGATACGGACTTTGTAGAGAATATCGCCTTTCTTGCAGCTATGCACGACGTGGGGAAAATTGGTATTCCCGACTACGTTTTGAAAAAACGTGGTGGATTAAACGAATTAGAGTGGGAGCTCATGAAGGAGCATACTATCAACGGTGCGCTCATTCTTTCTTCTTACCCTGACCCTATGGCGAAGGAAATAGCGCTCAGTCATCACGAGCGCTGGGACGGCACAGGATACCCCTTCAAATTGGAAGGAGAGATGATACCGCTTTCTGCACGTATTACGAGCATCGCCGATGTATATGATGCATTGCGTATGGAACGCTCTTACAAAAAGGGATTTTCTCATGAACAAACTACACACATGATTTTAGAACAGTCTGGACAAAGCTTTGACCCCATTTTGGCACGTGTATTTCAGAAAATACATACAAAGTTCAACGACGTGTGGGACACGCTACAGGACTGA
- a CDS encoding DUF4340 domain-containing protein: protein MRSVDSRSSVTRWVCLTSVILFCFCIAVMRYGGVKKRRYFYGFCLHPRERADITEVILRFPREERNASRELRWVKKDRQWFIQLAHAIHPAKQEVLERLFQYLFTKRRFEFITNNTRFFSDYALGKQPAVQMKFTKKNGAAIGDIYFGALNGTGLGRYIRIGDNAAVFLTEDDFTPFFRDEKRFWCDTRQFHELFTQSQIQMMEVSGKYIVRSRTSVVFKEVEQFFARFSYVDVGPTPTQWKESIVIHRGDGKIIRFRLQPAAHQEWTLWDAQSVHAYTLSAYTARYLFALISRMQTETGMSSLQQFDTEENLISD, encoded by the coding sequence ATGCGATCTGTGGATTCGCGTAGCAGCGTAACACGGTGGGTATGTTTAACCTCAGTGATTTTGTTTTGCTTTTGTATTGCGGTGATGAGGTATGGGGGAGTAAAAAAGAGGCGTTACTTTTATGGATTTTGTCTCCACCCTAGAGAACGGGCGGATATAACGGAAGTCATTCTCCGTTTTCCAAGGGAGGAACGTAATGCATCTCGTGAACTGCGCTGGGTGAAAAAGGATAGGCAATGGTTTATACAACTGGCGCATGCGATACATCCTGCAAAACAGGAAGTATTAGAACGATTATTTCAATATCTTTTTACTAAAAGACGTTTTGAATTTATTACAAATAATACTCGTTTTTTCTCAGACTATGCTCTCGGAAAACAACCTGCAGTGCAGATGAAGTTTACAAAAAAAAATGGCGCTGCTATAGGCGACATATACTTTGGTGCGTTGAACGGTACAGGACTTGGGCGTTATATTCGAATTGGAGATAACGCAGCTGTTTTTTTGACAGAGGATGATTTTACCCCTTTTTTCAGAGATGAAAAGCGGTTTTGGTGTGATACGCGGCAGTTCCATGAACTCTTCACACAATCGCAGATACAAATGATGGAAGTTTCAGGGAAATACATCGTGAGGAGTCGGACGTCTGTAGTGTTTAAAGAGGTCGAGCAGTTTTTCGCACGTTTCTCTTATGTTGATGTTGGACCTACACCGACTCAATGGAAAGAATCAATTGTCATTCACCGGGGAGACGGAAAGATTATACGGTTTCGTCTTCAGCCTGCTGCTCACCAGGAGTGGACTCTGTGGGATGCACAGAGCGTGCACGCATACACCCTGAGCGCTTACACCGCACGGTACCTGTTTGCTCTCATTTCCCGCATGCAGACAGAAACTGGTATGAGCTCCTTGCAGCAATTTGACACCGAAGAAAACCTTATCTCTGACTAG
- a CDS encoding GldG family protein produces MSRKHHIPCTVMILNIMMSVFVTFCTPVRCDLTAQRAYSLSAHTIKLFESVESTVEITWFYSTDVDRYIPTVIYVRDLLKEYAHQLSKQCAVAMKDINLLSQSLRKELGFVARRVTYTRNTASIAYDAYSAILVEYRGMARAVPFVSDTKRLEYDIARLIIQMQQEMSADMMSRGIYVLAPPESLSTTYAHVLPRLQSEGLLPEILSISLPQLDTRIPLLILGSGYVDEHAVTLLDAFLQKGGNALCFVSGNSVQLNDQWTVEEKRHDFLINLLSTYGITINSDLILDEQSFAVSLPSVYETQYDRVSYPFWPVVTLKPYTHGVPVMVQAGIQFLRLFWPSSIRVSFPARVFESTSNHSLCMTAPFNIDPSVDHLKDLAKGKMPAPQAFVAFRDYPGKLMVVSDEYMVSAIVEHTHNGENLDFMINCIQWLCGNDGLLMLKSKNPAWLPLKSFRDEQKFARIVHRARYLNIVAIPVLIGMLFVVMQILYRRKR; encoded by the coding sequence GTGAGCAGAAAACATCATATACCCTGTACCGTGATGATTCTGAATATAATGATGAGCGTGTTTGTGACGTTCTGTACACCTGTCCGGTGTGATTTAACAGCACAGAGAGCATATTCCCTTTCGGCACACACCATTAAGCTTTTTGAGAGTGTCGAAAGTACTGTGGAAATAACGTGGTTTTATTCCACCGATGTAGATAGGTACATTCCTACCGTCATATATGTGAGAGATTTGCTTAAAGAGTACGCTCATCAGCTGAGTAAGCAGTGTGCAGTAGCGATGAAGGATATTAATCTCCTTTCTCAGTCTTTGAGGAAAGAACTTGGATTTGTTGCTCGGCGCGTTACGTATACGCGTAACACTGCCAGCATAGCGTACGATGCGTATTCTGCAATACTTGTTGAATATCGTGGTATGGCTCGTGCCGTACCCTTTGTGTCTGACACCAAAAGGCTGGAGTATGACATCGCGCGTTTGATCATCCAGATGCAGCAGGAAATGAGTGCAGATATGATGTCCCGTGGGATATATGTTCTTGCTCCACCAGAAAGTTTAAGTACCACATATGCCCATGTATTACCGCGTTTGCAATCTGAAGGATTGCTCCCAGAGATTCTCTCTATTTCTTTGCCTCAGCTAGATACCCGTATTCCACTTTTGATTTTAGGTTCTGGCTACGTGGATGAACACGCCGTAACCTTACTTGATGCTTTTTTGCAGAAGGGAGGAAACGCATTGTGCTTTGTATCAGGAAATAGCGTGCAACTCAATGATCAATGGACTGTTGAGGAAAAGCGCCATGATTTTCTTATTAATCTCCTGAGCACGTACGGAATTACTATTAACTCAGATCTCATTCTCGACGAGCAAAGTTTTGCTGTATCGTTACCTTCAGTTTACGAAACTCAATACGATAGAGTGTCTTATCCGTTCTGGCCAGTTGTTACTTTGAAACCGTATACGCACGGAGTACCTGTAATGGTACAAGCGGGAATTCAGTTCCTTCGATTATTTTGGCCCTCGTCAATACGAGTTTCTTTTCCTGCCCGTGTATTTGAGTCTACGAGTAATCATTCTCTGTGTATGACTGCGCCTTTTAATATTGATCCTTCTGTTGATCACCTGAAAGATCTTGCAAAAGGTAAAATGCCCGCTCCCCAGGCATTTGTTGCATTTCGTGATTACCCTGGAAAGCTCATGGTAGTGTCCGATGAGTACATGGTCAGTGCAATTGTGGAACATACGCACAACGGAGAAAATCTTGATTTCATGATAAACTGTATTCAGTGGCTGTGTGGTAACGATGGTTTACTTATGCTGAAAAGCAAGAATCCCGCGTGGCTTCCATTGAAATCTTTCCGTGATGAACAAAAGTTCGCACGCATTGTGCACCGTGCGCGCTATCTGAATATCGTAGCTATCCCTGTGCTTATAGGAATGCTGTTTGTGGTGATGCAGATTCTTTATCGGAGAAAACGGTGA